The Vicia villosa cultivar HV-30 ecotype Madison, WI linkage group LG1, Vvil1.0, whole genome shotgun sequence genome includes a region encoding these proteins:
- the LOC131615048 gene encoding uncharacterized protein LOC131615048, which yields MNQGTYWYRHMGEEKLRMRNNHKKKKENITCRNGRGGGSGGGGGNDIAGLVVAAVGFIAVVTFSIIKHATKPKPKPQNSLGEKCNKSIEDHEIETNQCLHALLQPSTTTTKDEDGAPCEAITDTKSINNSFIEKEKIESVSDIKTISEVLVSETSFHHDEIVLSDDFNSESAVSETEKVDDDDDEAVSEIVEEKDCSLNEGGKIDVQNEEHVAEKVDTEVAEDDDDVNVEPEITSQEEEGNLSMKVNDQDHGSVLVSNSNQFSTLLLLLPGLLLLLVLLLLMHFTKYIFSAI from the exons ATGAATCAAGGAACCTACTGGTATCGTCACATGGGAGAGGAAAAATTAAGAATGAGAAACAATcacaaaaagaaaaaggagaacaTCACATGCCGTAATGGCCGTGGCGGCGGCAGTGGCGGTGGTGGTGGGAATGATATTGCCGGACTTGTCGTGGCGGCTGTTGGTTTTATAGCTGTTGTCACTTTTTCAATCATCAAACACGCaaccaaacccaaacccaaacctcAAAATTCGTTGGGTGAAAAATGTAATAAGAGCATAGAAGATCACGAAATTGAAACCAATCAATGTCTTCATGCACTTCTTCAACCTTCAACAACCACAACCAAAGACGAAGATGGTGCACCATG TGAAGCTATAACCGATACGAAAAGCATTAACAACAGTTTTATTGAG aaGGAGAAAATTGAGAGTGTTTCTGACATTAAAACCATCAGTGAGGTACTGGTATCCGAAACCTCGTTTCATCATGATGAAATTGTGTTATCTGATGATTTCAACTCGGAAAGTGCCGTCTCAGAAACAGAAAaggtggatgatgatgatgatgaagctgtTTCAGAGATTGTTGAGGAGAAAGATTGTTCATTGAATGAGGGAGGAAAAATTGATGTGCAAAATGAAGAACATGTAGCAGAAAAAGTAGACACTGAAGTtgctgaagatgatgatgatgtgaaTGTTGAACCTGAAATAACTTCTCAAGAAGAAGAAGGGAATTTATCTATGAAGGTGAATGATCAAGATCATGGATCAGTATTGGTATCAAACTCAAATCAGTTTTCAACTTTGCTTCTGCTATTGCCAGGGTTGCTCTTGCTTCTAGTTCTACTTTTGCTTATGCATTTTACTAAATATATATTTTCTGCAATATAG